The Agromyces mariniharenae genome includes a window with the following:
- a CDS encoding M20/M25/M40 family metallo-hydrolase codes for MTGSGATARAGEQRMPRADVAALTRRLVAVDATNPSLVPGGAGERELAELVAAWLAERGFDVRLVGADPSRPSVLARRRGLGGGRTLLLAGHLDTVGGTGAGADAGTAGSDAPGDEPGAHGPDPDRIAGRGAYDMAGGLAAAMVAAAAAPEDLPGDVVLAFASDEEFGSVGMEELLAALDAEDAGDGDDAGAAGGAASARLALPRPDGAIVLEPTDLEVTLAHRGFAWYRVEYEGVAAHGSQPELGIDAIDNAIDGLVALRALAADLGARPRHPLLGAGSVRVATIEGGTDAATVAARCVLVVERRTLPGEPDPGAELERVLAPSRPARVVELVARPGMEAEPASPIARAVLASVERASGAPAVRRGDPWWTDAGLIAAAGIPAVLVGPVGGGAHADEEWVSADSLERLVDVVAGAIGAFCGENGP; via the coding sequence ATGACCGGCTCGGGCGCGACGGCGAGGGCGGGCGAGCAGCGGATGCCGCGAGCCGACGTCGCGGCGCTCACGCGCCGCCTCGTGGCGGTCGACGCGACCAACCCGTCGCTCGTGCCCGGCGGCGCCGGCGAGCGGGAGCTCGCGGAGCTCGTCGCCGCGTGGCTGGCCGAGCGCGGCTTCGACGTGCGGCTGGTCGGCGCGGATCCGTCGCGGCCGAGCGTGCTGGCGCGCCGTCGCGGCCTGGGCGGCGGCCGCACACTGCTGCTCGCCGGCCACCTGGACACCGTGGGCGGGACCGGCGCCGGCGCGGACGCCGGCACGGCCGGGTCGGATGCCCCGGGCGACGAGCCCGGCGCGCACGGACCCGATCCCGACCGCATCGCCGGCCGCGGCGCCTACGACATGGCGGGCGGGCTCGCCGCGGCGATGGTCGCGGCGGCGGCCGCTCCCGAGGACCTCCCCGGCGACGTCGTGCTCGCGTTCGCGTCCGACGAGGAGTTCGGCTCGGTCGGCATGGAGGAGCTGCTGGCGGCGCTCGACGCGGAGGATGCGGGGGACGGCGACGATGCGGGCGCGGCCGGCGGCGCGGCATCCGCTCGGCTCGCCCTGCCGCGCCCCGACGGGGCGATCGTGCTCGAGCCGACCGACCTCGAGGTGACCCTCGCGCACCGCGGCTTCGCGTGGTACCGCGTCGAGTACGAGGGCGTAGCCGCGCACGGGTCGCAACCCGAGCTCGGCATCGACGCGATCGACAACGCGATCGACGGACTCGTCGCCCTGCGCGCGCTCGCCGCCGACCTCGGCGCGCGGCCGCGGCATCCGCTGCTCGGGGCCGGCAGCGTGCGCGTGGCGACGATCGAGGGCGGCACGGATGCCGCGACCGTCGCCGCCCGCTGCGTGCTCGTCGTCGAACGGCGCACCCTGCCCGGCGAGCCCGATCCGGGCGCCGAGCTCGAGCGCGTGCTCGCGCCCTCGCGGCCGGCCCGCGTCGTGGAGCTCGTCGCGCGGCCGGGGATGGAGGCCGAGCCGGCGTCCCCGATCGCGCGGGCGGTGCTGGCATCGGTCGAGCGCGCGAGCGGTGCGCCCGCCGTGCGTCGCGGCGACCCGTGGTGGACGGATGCCGGCCTCATCGCGGCCGCGGGGATCCCCGCGGTGCTCGTGGGCCCCGTCGGCGGTGGCGCGCACGCCGACGAGGAGTGGGTGTCGGCGGACTCGCTGGAGCGGCTCGTCGACGTCGTCGCTGGCGCCATCGGCGCATTCTGTGGGGAGAATGGACCGTAG
- a CDS encoding SGNH/GDSL hydrolase family protein, protein MIRAEREPATRRLALIGAALLAAATLALGAAVAGPADAATAAVSAGKPDKPGKPPGGGGGGSGGGGTTELEYAAVGDSFAAGTGARPYLDTACNRSSLGYPKLLDADANLRLTAFPACTGASTTTVISSQVPAIPTTAKRVTLTAVGNDVGFSTVMQNCFVIVITSSCQSSLATAETLIANGTVAANVAAVVQAIRARAPEAKVVVAGYPLLFNEPSGYTWAARVNVDTAALNDAVAAAAAANGAVFVDVEAAFAGHGIGSRNAWINDWSWLDTTIGFHPNATGYAAYATEIRKVIG, encoded by the coding sequence GTGATCCGCGCGGAACGCGAGCCGGCGACCCGTCGGCTCGCCCTGATCGGCGCCGCGCTCCTCGCCGCCGCGACGCTCGCCCTCGGCGCAGCGGTCGCAGGTCCAGCGGATGCCGCGACGGCAGCGGTCTCGGCCGGCAAGCCCGACAAGCCCGGCAAGCCCCCGGGCGGCGGAGGCGGCGGCTCGGGCGGCGGCGGGACCACGGAACTCGAGTACGCCGCGGTCGGCGACTCGTTCGCCGCCGGAACCGGCGCACGGCCGTACCTCGACACCGCCTGCAACCGCAGCTCGCTCGGCTACCCGAAGCTGCTCGACGCCGACGCGAACCTCCGGCTCACGGCGTTCCCGGCCTGCACCGGTGCCTCCACCACGACCGTGATCTCCTCGCAGGTTCCGGCGATCCCGACGACCGCGAAGCGCGTGACGCTCACCGCGGTCGGCAACGACGTCGGGTTCTCGACGGTCATGCAGAACTGCTTCGTGATCGTCATCACAAGCTCGTGCCAGTCGAGCCTCGCCACCGCCGAGACCCTCATCGCGAACGGCACGGTGGCGGCGAACGTGGCCGCGGTGGTGCAGGCGATCCGCGCGCGGGCGCCCGAGGCGAAGGTCGTGGTGGCGGGGTATCCGCTCCTCTTCAACGAGCCCAGCGGCTACACCTGGGCGGCGCGTGTGAACGTCGACACCGCCGCACTGAACGACGCCGTGGCGGCCGCCGCGGCGGCGAACGGCGCGGTGTTCGTCGACGTCGAGGCCGCGTTCGCCGGGCACGGGATCGGCAGCCGGAACGCGTGGATCAACGACTGGTCGTGGCTCGACACGACGATCGGCTTCCATCCGAACGCCACCGGCTACGCGGCATACGCGACGGAGATCCGGAAGGTCATCGGCTGA
- a CDS encoding ATP-dependent DNA ligase — translation MGKLTYDSTLTVDFDDRVLAHLQLVIGAKLRRAESFYFSWRDDPAIGDGRSTLWLHPTIPLHFKYAGGRQPSINRAWIDLLMSAANSPSGLHLMPEPEDTGAGGERES, via the coding sequence ATGGGCAAACTCACCTACGACTCCACCCTCACCGTCGACTTCGACGACCGCGTCCTCGCCCACCTGCAGCTGGTGATCGGGGCGAAGCTCCGTCGGGCCGAGTCGTTCTACTTCAGCTGGCGGGACGACCCCGCCATCGGCGACGGCCGCAGCACGCTGTGGCTGCATCCGACCATCCCGCTCCACTTCAAGTACGCCGGCGGGCGCCAGCCGTCGATCAACCGCGCGTGGATCGACCTGCTGATGAGCGCGGCGAACTCGCCGAGCGGGTTGCACCTGATGCCCGAGCCCGAGGACACGGGGGCCGGCGGAGAGCGGGAGTCATGA
- the tmk gene encoding dTMP kinase: MSRGVFITLEGGDGSGKTTQAELLREWLSGEGRTVVRTREPGGTEVGVEIREIVLHHRGDISPRAEALLYAADRAHHVATVVRPALERGEIVIQDRYIDSSVAYQGVGRVLDPEAVRGLSEWATEGLAPDLTILLDLDADAARGRLDEARTRYDRLEAEASEFHDRVRAAYLGLAEAEPGRFLVVDASRPVDEIAGDIRGRVASLL, encoded by the coding sequence GTGAGCCGCGGCGTCTTCATCACCCTCGAAGGCGGCGACGGCTCCGGCAAGACCACGCAGGCCGAGCTCCTGCGCGAATGGCTCTCGGGCGAGGGGCGCACCGTGGTGCGCACCCGCGAGCCCGGCGGCACCGAGGTCGGCGTCGAGATCCGCGAGATCGTGCTGCACCACCGCGGCGACATCTCGCCACGGGCCGAGGCGCTGCTCTACGCGGCCGACCGGGCGCACCACGTCGCCACGGTCGTGCGCCCCGCCCTCGAGCGGGGCGAGATCGTGATCCAGGATCGCTACATCGACTCGTCCGTCGCCTACCAGGGGGTCGGCCGCGTGCTCGACCCCGAGGCCGTGCGCGGCCTGTCCGAGTGGGCGACCGAGGGGCTCGCGCCCGACCTCACGATCCTCCTCGACCTCGACGCGGATGCCGCGCGGGGACGCCTCGACGAGGCGCGCACCCGCTACGACCGGCTCGAGGCCGAGGCATCCGAGTTCCACGACCGCGTGCGTGCCGCGTACCTCGGGCTCGCCGAGGCGGAGCCCGGCAGGTTCCTCGTGGTCGACGCCTCGCGGCCGGTCGACGAGATCGCCGGCGACATCCGCGGGCGCGTCGCGTCCCTGCTCTGA
- a CDS encoding Gfo/Idh/MocA family protein has protein sequence MTDRLRWGILATGGIAHAFTNDLRLNGFTVQAVGSRTQASADAFAAEFEIPNAHGSYESLAGDPEVDVVYVSTPHPLHAGAARLLLEAGKHVLVEKPFTVNAREAQEIADLAASRGLLALEAMWTRYLPHMARVREIIAEGTLGEVRTLIVDHTQKLSADPAHRINALELGGGALLDLGVYPVSFSWDLFGAPLTIQSTATFKDTGADAQIANIFGYDGGRVASMLSATDTLGPNTAVVIGTEARIEIDPVWYTPTSFRVIDADGAVLEEFRSEVTGRGMHFQAEAVERLVAEGDLRGDLLTIDESVAIMGTLDAIREQIGLRYPGE, from the coding sequence ATGACCGATCGACTGCGCTGGGGCATCCTCGCGACGGGCGGCATCGCCCACGCCTTCACGAACGACCTGCGGCTCAACGGCTTCACCGTCCAGGCGGTGGGCTCCCGCACCCAGGCGTCCGCGGACGCGTTCGCCGCCGAGTTCGAGATCCCGAACGCGCACGGCAGCTACGAGTCACTCGCCGGCGACCCCGAGGTCGACGTGGTGTACGTATCGACGCCGCACCCGCTGCACGCGGGCGCCGCGCGCCTCCTGCTCGAGGCGGGCAAGCACGTGCTCGTCGAGAAGCCGTTCACGGTGAACGCCCGTGAGGCGCAGGAGATCGCCGACCTCGCCGCTTCGCGCGGGCTCCTCGCCCTCGAGGCGATGTGGACCCGCTACCTTCCGCACATGGCCCGCGTGCGCGAGATCATCGCCGAGGGCACGCTGGGCGAGGTGCGCACCCTCATCGTCGACCACACCCAGAAGCTCTCCGCCGACCCCGCGCACCGCATCAACGCGCTCGAGCTCGGCGGCGGCGCGCTGCTCGACCTCGGCGTCTACCCCGTCTCGTTCTCGTGGGACCTGTTCGGCGCGCCGCTCACGATCCAGTCGACCGCCACCTTCAAGGACACGGGTGCCGATGCGCAGATCGCGAACATCTTCGGCTACGACGGGGGTCGCGTCGCCTCGATGCTGTCGGCGACCGACACGCTCGGACCGAACACCGCCGTCGTGATCGGCACGGAGGCGCGCATCGAGATCGACCCCGTCTGGTACACCCCCACGAGCTTCCGCGTGATCGACGCCGACGGCGCCGTGCTCGAGGAGTTCCGCTCCGAGGTCACCGGCCGCGGCATGCACTTCCAGGCGGAGGCCGTCGAGCGGCTCGTCGCCGAGGGCGACCTGCGGGGCGACCTGCTCACGATCGACGAGTCGGTCGCGATCATGGGCACGCTCGACGCGATCCGCGAGCAGATCGGGCTGCGCTACCCGGGCGAGTGA
- a CDS encoding DNA polymerase III subunit delta' has product MSVWDELTGQEPAIGVFRAAAAAAGDGASQQMTHSWLITGPPGSGRSNLAYAFATALIAGDPDGDEPTRIQVEVRSHPDLHVLATEGVIIKRDDVREIVKRSHYAPSVGRHRVIIVEDADRMTEQTSNFLLKELEEPPERTVWILCAPSEADLIPTIRSRVRTVRLQMPTVAEVAALLVRRDGVDEALAERSAREAQCHIGMAHRLATSEEARDRRAETLRLALGVRSAATAVATAARFLEIAGDDAKAITELRDAEERAHALHSLGLAPGQAVPAALRPQLKALEDDQKRRATRSLRDGIDRILVDLASLYRDVLLIQLDAEVDLVNREIAEPMRRAAASATPAQTLATLDAIQEARERIEGNVQPALALEAMLVSAIRPTVNERGAA; this is encoded by the coding sequence GTGAGCGTGTGGGACGAGCTGACCGGGCAGGAGCCCGCGATCGGCGTGTTCCGCGCCGCTGCGGCGGCTGCGGGCGACGGCGCCTCGCAGCAGATGACCCACTCGTGGCTCATCACCGGCCCGCCCGGCTCCGGTCGCTCGAACCTCGCCTATGCGTTCGCGACCGCGCTCATCGCCGGCGATCCCGACGGCGACGAGCCGACCCGGATCCAGGTCGAGGTGCGCAGCCATCCCGACCTGCATGTGCTCGCCACCGAGGGCGTCATCATCAAGCGCGACGACGTGCGCGAGATCGTGAAGCGCTCCCACTACGCGCCGTCGGTCGGGCGGCACCGCGTCATCATCGTCGAGGACGCCGACCGCATGACCGAGCAGACGTCGAACTTCCTCCTGAAGGAGCTCGAGGAGCCGCCCGAGCGCACCGTGTGGATCCTCTGCGCGCCGAGCGAGGCCGACCTCATCCCGACGATCCGTTCCCGGGTCCGCACCGTGCGCCTGCAGATGCCCACCGTCGCCGAGGTCGCCGCGCTCCTCGTGCGTCGCGACGGCGTCGACGAGGCGCTCGCCGAGCGATCGGCGCGCGAGGCCCAGTGCCACATCGGCATGGCCCACCGCCTCGCCACGAGCGAGGAGGCCCGTGACCGACGCGCCGAGACGCTCCGGCTCGCGCTCGGCGTGCGCTCGGCCGCCACGGCGGTCGCGACCGCTGCCCGCTTCCTCGAGATCGCGGGCGACGACGCCAAGGCCATCACCGAGCTCCGCGACGCCGAGGAACGGGCGCACGCGCTGCACTCGCTCGGGCTCGCGCCCGGGCAGGCCGTGCCGGCCGCGCTCCGACCGCAGCTGAAGGCGCTCGAGGACGACCAGAAGCGCCGCGCCACCCGGAGCCTGCGCGACGGCATCGATCGCATCCTGGTCGACCTCGCCTCGCTCTACCGCGACGTCCTGCTCATCCAGCTCGACGCCGAGGTCGACCTCGTCAATCGCGAGATCGCCGAGCCGATGCGCCGGGCTGCGGCATCCGCCACGCCGGCGCAGACGCTCGCGACGCTCGACGCCATCCAGGAGGCGCGCGAGCGCATCGAGGGGAACGTGCAGCCCGCACTCGCCCTCGAGGCGATGCTCGTCAGCGCCATCCGCCCGACCGTGAACGAACGGGGAGCCGCATGA
- a CDS encoding SGNH/GDSL hydrolase family protein: MTTLSSSRRVATLASASILVASATVFGALPAHAAPGGPGPSPDKSSYAALGDSYAAGVGGGDYLDLCLTSPNGYAADLADDPGRAQHSSLRGCVGASVDDVAADQLGGLDLRTRLITFTAGANDLGLEAVTIACLTGTPEQCQAAVQAALANLAPLAQDLVTTFATVRASAPKATVVVTGYPLLLDPAIPQSAFVNNGVIALNRVIAAATLASGPGFQYVDVVDAFAGHGIGSADPWIIPPPSLEAFHPTPAGYLAYANTIRAAL, from the coding sequence ATGACAACGCTGTCGAGTTCCCGGCGTGTCGCGACGCTCGCCAGCGCTTCGATCCTCGTCGCCTCGGCGACGGTCTTCGGCGCTCTGCCCGCCCACGCGGCACCCGGTGGCCCGGGCCCCTCCCCCGACAAGTCGTCCTATGCCGCCCTCGGCGACTCGTACGCCGCCGGCGTCGGCGGCGGCGACTACCTCGACCTGTGCCTCACGAGCCCGAACGGCTACGCGGCCGATCTCGCCGATGATCCCGGCCGGGCCCAGCACTCGTCGCTGCGCGGCTGCGTCGGTGCCTCCGTCGACGACGTCGCGGCGGACCAGCTCGGCGGACTCGACCTGCGCACCCGGCTCATCACGTTCACGGCCGGCGCCAACGACCTCGGCCTCGAGGCGGTCACGATCGCCTGCCTGACCGGAACGCCGGAGCAGTGCCAGGCCGCCGTGCAGGCCGCCCTGGCGAACCTCGCCCCGCTCGCGCAGGACCTCGTCACGACCTTCGCGACCGTCCGGGCGTCCGCGCCGAAGGCGACCGTCGTGGTCACGGGCTATCCGCTCCTGCTCGATCCCGCCATCCCGCAGTCGGCGTTCGTGAACAACGGCGTGATCGCCCTCAACCGGGTGATCGCGGCGGCGACCCTGGCCTCGGGCCCGGGATTCCAGTACGTCGACGTGGTCGACGCCTTCGCCGGCCACGGCATCGGATCGGCCGATCCGTGGATCATCCCGCCGCCCTCGCTCGAGGCGTTCCACCCGACCCCGGCCGGGTACCTGGCATACGCGAACACGATCCGGGCCGCACTGTGA
- a CDS encoding D-alanyl-D-alanine carboxypeptidase/D-alanyl-D-alanine-endopeptidase, protein MVDETDAAGDARPSGDPAGDARPSGDPVGPLEPAGQVDPAGPAGPVDAAAGPVDAAAGPTAHRQGFGASVAAFARRHRLALSITAGAVALALLGTGAVFAGAVVAGGDRVEATAATSTPTPTADPARPAPASAAAASRIRTCSVGDRAADGRLANLQAQVVNATTGEVLYDRGGSTASRTASVMKVLTSAAALSVLGPDYRATTTVVKGSEPGSVVLVGGGDVTLSRTSSGDETVYPGAAHLDDLAAQVRAAWDADPSNPPLTKLILDASYFGGDEWEPSWDPAEREYGYMSNITALQVDGDRDDPNAETSWRSGDPIGRAGDAFAGELGGISVIERGTAPAGAAQLGAVSSPTVAQLIDKALVVSDNSVAEMLGRLVAIKTGAGNTFGAINAGVLQGLAAYGVDTTGVTVVDGSGLSDNNAVPPSYLTRLFVKINAREANLGVIMDGLPVSGQRGSLSYSDRFAGDNAVADGAVSAKTGWIETGYTLTGVIRAQDGATLTFAIYALGDVSDDTKQAIDTLTTGFFLCGDNLSNT, encoded by the coding sequence ATGGTCGACGAAACGGATGCCGCGGGCGACGCCCGTCCGTCGGGCGACCCCGCGGGCGACGCCCGTCCGTCGGGTGACCCCGTCGGCCCGCTCGAGCCTGCTGGGCAGGTCGACCCCGCAGGACCGGCCGGACCCGTCGACGCCGCGGCCGGGCCCGTCGACGCCGCGGCCGGGCCCACGGCCCACCGGCAGGGGTTCGGGGCATCCGTCGCCGCGTTCGCACGCAGGCACCGCCTCGCGCTCTCGATCACCGCCGGCGCGGTCGCGCTCGCGCTGCTCGGAACGGGGGCCGTGTTCGCCGGCGCCGTCGTCGCGGGCGGCGACCGCGTCGAGGCCACCGCCGCCACGTCGACCCCCACGCCCACCGCCGACCCGGCCCGCCCGGCGCCCGCGTCCGCCGCGGCCGCGAGCCGGATCCGCACCTGCTCGGTCGGCGACCGCGCCGCCGACGGCCGCCTCGCGAACCTGCAGGCGCAGGTCGTGAACGCCACGACGGGCGAGGTGCTCTACGACCGAGGCGGCAGCACGGCGTCGCGCACCGCGAGCGTCATGAAGGTGCTCACGTCGGCCGCGGCCCTCTCGGTGCTCGGCCCCGACTACCGCGCCACGACGACCGTCGTGAAGGGCTCGGAGCCCGGCTCGGTCGTGCTCGTCGGCGGCGGCGACGTGACGCTCTCGCGCACCTCGAGCGGCGACGAGACCGTCTACCCGGGTGCTGCGCACCTCGACGACCTCGCCGCGCAGGTGCGCGCGGCATGGGACGCCGACCCGTCGAACCCGCCGCTCACCAAGCTGATCCTCGATGCGAGCTACTTCGGCGGCGACGAATGGGAGCCCAGTTGGGACCCGGCGGAGCGCGAGTACGGCTACATGTCGAACATCACGGCGCTGCAGGTCGACGGCGACCGCGACGACCCGAACGCCGAGACCTCCTGGCGCAGCGGCGACCCCATCGGTCGCGCCGGCGACGCGTTCGCCGGCGAGCTCGGCGGCATCTCGGTGATCGAGCGCGGCACCGCCCCCGCGGGTGCGGCACAGCTCGGAGCCGTCTCGTCGCCCACCGTGGCGCAGCTCATCGACAAGGCCCTCGTCGTCTCCGACAACTCCGTGGCCGAGATGCTCGGGCGCCTCGTCGCCATCAAGACGGGTGCGGGCAACACGTTCGGCGCGATCAACGCGGGCGTGCTGCAGGGTCTCGCCGCGTACGGCGTCGACACCACGGGCGTCACCGTGGTCGACGGCTCGGGTCTCAGCGACAACAATGCGGTCCCGCCGTCGTACCTCACCCGGCTGTTCGTGAAGATCAACGCCCGCGAGGCGAACCTCGGCGTCATCATGGACGGCCTGCCGGTCTCTGGTCAGCGCGGCTCCCTCTCGTACAGCGACCGGTTCGCGGGCGACAACGCCGTGGCCGACGGCGCCGTCTCGGCGAAGACCGGCTGGATCGAGACCGGCTATACGCTCACGGGCGTCATCCGCGCGCAGGACGGCGCGACGCTCACCTTCGCGATCTACGCGCTCGGCGACGTCTCCGACGACACCAAGCAGGCCATCGACACGCTCACGACCGGCTTCTTCCTCTGCGGCGACAACCTGTCGAACACATGA
- a CDS encoding alpha/beta hydrolase, translating to MTDRRPSTSGPMPRARRLGIGAVALAVLAALTGCMPTFLDQSKPVSTPTGEDVAADLQPFYSQVLEWERCGDGLGCATAKAPLDWDDPGKGDVELALVRHVATGDRIGSLLVNPGGPGGSGYDFIAESLEYAVGQPLQERFDVVGFDPRGVGRSTAVECYDAAQMDDYLYGIVPAERGSDEWIEFVGDAAGDFGTACAEQTGDLLGEVDTVSAARDLDLLRAILGDEQLNYLGYSYGTFLGATYADLYPEKVGRLVLDGAIDPSASDTEVTQAQAVGFEHALRAYLEDCLTGTDCPFTGSVDASMQEVAELLASVDRSPLRGSDGRMVGADTLLTAIIYPLYSPESWPYLSQMLESVMLGDADLALSFADGYNGRNEDGTYRDNSTEAFRAVNCLDYTYQADVEVMREKAAAIAQAAPTIGPYFGFGDLSCNQWPYQGDRERGEIHATGAAPIFVVGTTGDPATPYDWAVSLADQLDSGVLVTYQGEGHTAYNKSNACVSDAVESYLIDGTVPASDPRC from the coding sequence ATGACCGACCGACGCCCGAGCACGAGCGGCCCGATGCCGCGTGCCCGCCGCCTGGGCATCGGCGCCGTCGCCCTCGCGGTGCTCGCCGCCCTCACGGGATGCATGCCGACCTTCCTCGACCAGTCGAAGCCGGTCTCGACGCCGACCGGGGAGGACGTCGCCGCCGACCTGCAGCCGTTCTACTCGCAGGTGCTGGAGTGGGAGCGCTGCGGCGACGGGCTGGGCTGCGCCACCGCCAAGGCCCCGCTCGACTGGGACGACCCGGGAAAGGGCGACGTCGAGCTGGCCCTGGTGCGGCACGTCGCGACGGGCGATCGCATCGGCTCCCTGCTCGTGAATCCCGGCGGTCCGGGCGGCTCGGGCTACGACTTCATCGCCGAGTCGCTCGAGTACGCCGTCGGACAGCCGCTGCAGGAGCGGTTCGACGTCGTCGGCTTCGACCCGCGGGGCGTCGGCCGTTCGACCGCGGTCGAGTGCTACGACGCGGCGCAGATGGACGACTACCTCTACGGCATCGTGCCGGCCGAGCGCGGCAGCGACGAGTGGATCGAGTTCGTGGGCGATGCCGCCGGCGACTTCGGCACGGCCTGCGCCGAGCAGACCGGCGACCTGCTCGGCGAGGTCGACACCGTGAGCGCGGCCCGCGACCTCGACCTGCTGCGCGCGATCCTCGGCGACGAGCAGCTCAACTACCTCGGGTACTCGTACGGCACGTTCCTCGGCGCCACCTACGCCGACCTCTACCCCGAGAAGGTCGGGCGGCTGGTGCTCGACGGCGCGATCGATCCGTCGGCGAGCGACACCGAGGTCACGCAGGCGCAGGCCGTGGGCTTCGAGCACGCCCTGCGCGCCTACCTCGAGGACTGCCTCACCGGCACCGACTGCCCGTTCACCGGCTCGGTCGACGCCTCGATGCAGGAGGTCGCCGAGCTCCTCGCCTCGGTCGACCGGAGCCCCCTGCGCGGCTCGGATGGCCGCATGGTCGGCGCCGACACGCTGCTGACGGCGATCATCTACCCGCTCTACAGCCCCGAGTCGTGGCCGTACCTCAGCCAGATGCTCGAGTCGGTCATGCTCGGCGATGCCGACCTCGCCCTCTCGTTCGCCGACGGGTACAACGGGCGCAACGAGGACGGCACGTATCGCGACAACTCGACCGAGGCGTTCCGCGCCGTGAACTGCCTCGACTACACCTACCAGGCCGACGTGGAGGTCATGCGCGAGAAGGCGGCCGCCATCGCACAGGCGGCCCCGACGATCGGTCCGTACTTCGGCTTCGGCGACCTGAGCTGCAACCAGTGGCCGTACCAGGGCGACCGGGAGCGCGGCGAGATCCACGCGACCGGCGCGGCACCCATCTTCGTGGTCGGCACCACGGGCGACCCCGCCACGCCCTACGACTGGGCGGTCTCGCTCGCCGACCAGCTCGACAGCGGCGTGCTCGTCACCTACCAGGGCGAGGGGCACACCGCCTACAACAAGTCCAACGCCTGCGTCAGCGACGCCGTCGAGTCCTACCTCATCGACGGAACCGTCCCGGCGAGCGACCCGCGCTGCTGA